The Trachemys scripta elegans isolate TJP31775 chromosome 6, CAS_Tse_1.0, whole genome shotgun sequence genome includes a window with the following:
- the LOC117878929 gene encoding uncharacterized protein LOC117878929 isoform X1, giving the protein MSSSSSSSSSPSPPPRRPGRPTIYSPLEKKRRRKSLERKRAQSRICIREQIGRWMSLRETLNVFSHAEVAKFLLDLYDNYENRDVCKESKVKIQEADGNSTLNAEEDVPETSLTAGTERLLCEDLEDESTDSSGEECTIDNEYDLSKSFSSVKHLKNVSIAEDILGITDECDDGSQGDFIETFEETTRDMTLDDTQDISHEKIHIVYERCLLQLAKKIVIPKCMFCAGEVDISVQPVSSCVHLIWKCSAGHIAFEWSSQPLVKGQTHAGDLALSAAIILSGNNFGKISQMANFMKLTFVSASTFFRMQRHFIVPTIESFWCRMKQHILEELHGKEVVIMGDGRMDGPGHSAQYCVYSFMDLETKQILAIEIVDKRKTQLNSPFMEKEAFRRGLQKLLDEQLMVKEVVTDSHTQISALITKKFPCVIHSYDIWGGAKNLGNKLIEASRQKDCRRLLQWCSDIVNYFWFCCKEANSYEKFIGMWCGLVHHVVNEHQWASGNGIIEGRCKHGPQMDEREKEWLEKGSKPHTEMCRIILDKKFLRNIPYFLQFRSIFDLEQFQQHVHMYAPERFEYTYPVYRARCFLAAIDYNMHLNRQTMHNQQNQLIYRRIYHRKSGRWTLVPKKENKHYVYTDDIMEEIFQRCLGM; this is encoded by the exons ATGTCGTCGTCATCATCCTCTTCATCCTCACCGTCACCACCACCAAGGCGACCTGGTAGACCCACCATATATTCCCCATTAgagaaaaagaggaggagaaagagtctAGAGAGAAAAAGGGCTCAATCAAGGATATGTATAAGAGAACAGATAGGAAGATGGATGTCACTTAGGGAAACACTTAATGTCTTCTCACATGCTGAAGTTGCCAAGTTTTTGCTGGACTT ATATGACAATTATGAAAACCGAGATGTGTGCAAGGAATCAAAAGTGAAAATACAGGAAGCGGATGGAAACTCAACATTAAATGCAGAAGAGGATGTGCCAGAGACCTCTTTAACAGCAGGCACTGAAAG ATTGCTATGTGAAGATTTAGAGGATGAATCTACAGACAGTTCAGGGGAAGAGTGTACTATTGATAATGAATATGACCTTTCTAAAAG tttttcttCAGTTAAACACTTGAAAAATGTGTCTATAGCAGAGGATATATTGGGTATAACAGATGAATGTGATGATGGGTCACAAGGTGACTTTATAGAAACCTTTGAGGAGACAACTCGTGATATGACTTTGGATGACACCCAGGATATTTCTCATGAAAAAATTCACATTGTTTACGAACGATGCCTTCTTCAACTAGCCAAAAAAATTGTTATACCAAAATGTATGTTTTGTGCTGGTGAAGTTGATATTTCTGTACAGCCTGTTTCCTCCTGTGTGCATTTGATATGG AAATGTAGTGCAGGACATATAGCATTTGAATGGTCTTCTCAACCCTTGGTAAAAGGACAGACGCATGCAGGAGACCTTGCTTTATCTGCTGCAATCATACTGTCAGGAAACAATTTTGGAAAAATTTCACAAATGGCAAACTTTATGAAGTTGACATTCGTAAGTGCAAGTACATTCTTCAGAATGCAACGTCACTTTATTGTTCCAACTATAGAATCCTTCTGGTGTCGTATGAAGCAACACATTTTGGAGGAATTACATGGGAAGGAAGTAGTCATTATGG GAGATGGACGCATGGATGGCCCTGGCCACTCTGCACAGTATTGTGTATACTCATTCATGGAtttagaaactaaacaaattttaGCTATTGAAATAGTGGATAAACGCAAAACGCAACTGAACTCCCCATTTATGGAGAAGGAAGCCTTTCGAAGAGGATTACAAAAGTTGTTGGATGAACAGCTAATGGTCAAAGAAGTGGTTACTGATTCACACACTCAAATCTCTGCTTTGATAA CAAAGAAATTTCCCTGTGTAATCCATTCATATGACATATGGGGTGGTGCCAAAAATCTTGGAAATAAATTAATTGAG GCTAGCAGACAGAAAGATTGTCGCCGTCTTTTACAGTGGTGTTCAGATATTGTCAATTATTTCTGGTTTTGCTGCAAGGAAGCAAATTCATATGAAAAATTTATT GGAATGTGGTGTGGCTTAGTTCATCATGTGGTCAATGAACATCAGTGGGCTAGTGGAAACGGCATCATTGAGGGACGGTGCAAACATGGTCCTCAAATGGATGAAAGAGAAAAGGAATGGCTAGAAAAGGGAAGCAAACCTCACACTGAAATGTGCAGAATAATTTTGGATAAAAAGTTTCTGAGAAACATCCCATACTTTCTTCAGTTTAG atcCATATTTGATCTGGAACAGTTTCAGCAGCATGTGCATATGTACGCTCCCGAAAGATTTGAATACACCTATCCAGTGTACAGAGCAAGATGTTTTTTGGCTGCTATTGATTACAATATGCATTTGAACCGGCAAACCATGCACAATCAACAGAATCAGTTAAT atACCGTAGAATTTACCATAGGAAATCTGGGAGATGGACCTTGGTACCCAAGAAAGAAAATAAGCATTATGTATATACTGATGACATAATGGAGGAGATATTTCAACGCTGTTTGGGGATGTAG
- the LOC117878929 gene encoding uncharacterized protein LOC117878929 isoform X2 codes for MSSSSSSSSSPSPPPRRPGRPTIYSPLEKKRRRKSLERKRAQSRICIREQIGRWMSLRETLNVFSHAEVAKFLLDLYDNYENRDVCKESKVKIQEADGNSTLNAEEDVPETSLTAGTERLLCEDLEDESTDSSGEECTIDNEYDLSKSFSSVKHLKNVSIAEDILGITDECDDGSQGDFIETFEETTRDMTLDDTQDISHEKIHIVYERCLLQLAKKIVIPKCMFCAGEVDISVQPVSSCVHLIWKCSAGHIAFEWSSQPLVKGQTHAGDLALSAAIILSGNNFGKISQMANFMKLTFVSASTFFRMQRHFIVPTIESFWCRMKQHILEELHGKEVVIMGDGRMDGPGHSAQYCVYSFMDLETKQILAIEIVDKRKTQLNSPFMEKEAFRRGLQKLLDEQLMVKEVVTDSHTQISALITKKFPCVIHSYDIWGGAKNLGNKLIEASRQKDCRRLLQWCSDIVNYFWFCCKEANSYEKFIIHI; via the exons ATGTCGTCGTCATCATCCTCTTCATCCTCACCGTCACCACCACCAAGGCGACCTGGTAGACCCACCATATATTCCCCATTAgagaaaaagaggaggagaaagagtctAGAGAGAAAAAGGGCTCAATCAAGGATATGTATAAGAGAACAGATAGGAAGATGGATGTCACTTAGGGAAACACTTAATGTCTTCTCACATGCTGAAGTTGCCAAGTTTTTGCTGGACTT ATATGACAATTATGAAAACCGAGATGTGTGCAAGGAATCAAAAGTGAAAATACAGGAAGCGGATGGAAACTCAACATTAAATGCAGAAGAGGATGTGCCAGAGACCTCTTTAACAGCAGGCACTGAAAG ATTGCTATGTGAAGATTTAGAGGATGAATCTACAGACAGTTCAGGGGAAGAGTGTACTATTGATAATGAATATGACCTTTCTAAAAG tttttcttCAGTTAAACACTTGAAAAATGTGTCTATAGCAGAGGATATATTGGGTATAACAGATGAATGTGATGATGGGTCACAAGGTGACTTTATAGAAACCTTTGAGGAGACAACTCGTGATATGACTTTGGATGACACCCAGGATATTTCTCATGAAAAAATTCACATTGTTTACGAACGATGCCTTCTTCAACTAGCCAAAAAAATTGTTATACCAAAATGTATGTTTTGTGCTGGTGAAGTTGATATTTCTGTACAGCCTGTTTCCTCCTGTGTGCATTTGATATGG AAATGTAGTGCAGGACATATAGCATTTGAATGGTCTTCTCAACCCTTGGTAAAAGGACAGACGCATGCAGGAGACCTTGCTTTATCTGCTGCAATCATACTGTCAGGAAACAATTTTGGAAAAATTTCACAAATGGCAAACTTTATGAAGTTGACATTCGTAAGTGCAAGTACATTCTTCAGAATGCAACGTCACTTTATTGTTCCAACTATAGAATCCTTCTGGTGTCGTATGAAGCAACACATTTTGGAGGAATTACATGGGAAGGAAGTAGTCATTATGG GAGATGGACGCATGGATGGCCCTGGCCACTCTGCACAGTATTGTGTATACTCATTCATGGAtttagaaactaaacaaattttaGCTATTGAAATAGTGGATAAACGCAAAACGCAACTGAACTCCCCATTTATGGAGAAGGAAGCCTTTCGAAGAGGATTACAAAAGTTGTTGGATGAACAGCTAATGGTCAAAGAAGTGGTTACTGATTCACACACTCAAATCTCTGCTTTGATAA CAAAGAAATTTCCCTGTGTAATCCATTCATATGACATATGGGGTGGTGCCAAAAATCTTGGAAATAAATTAATTGAG GCTAGCAGACAGAAAGATTGTCGCCGTCTTTTACAGTGGTGTTCAGATATTGTCAATTATTTCTGGTTTTGCTGCAAGGAAGCAAATTCATATGAAAAATTTATT atcCATATTTGA